From Halapricum desulfuricans, a single genomic window includes:
- a CDS encoding 4Fe-4S binding protein yields the protein MSDTQDPYENLKITTGAVAEPNTSRANKTGSWRELKPVVDPDTCIECGQCETYCPDQAAKPVEGEDFYAFDLDYCKGCGICADVCPTDAIEMVREEA from the coding sequence ATGAGCGACACACAGGACCCATACGAGAACCTGAAAATCACGACCGGTGCCGTCGCGGAACCGAACACGTCCCGAGCGAACAAGACCGGTTCCTGGCGGGAGCTCAAACCGGTCGTCGATCCGGACACCTGCATCGAGTGTGGACAGTGTGAGACGTACTGTCCCGACCAGGCCGCCAAGCCGGTCGAAGGCGAGGACTTCTACGCGTTCGATCTCGACTACTGCAAGGGCTGTGGCATCTGCGCGGACGTGTGCCCGACCGACGCCATCGAAATGGTACGGGAGGAGGCATAA